One Pseudomonas sp. B21_DOA genomic window, GGCCAGGTATTTCTGCGCGTCAACTTCGGTGAGTGCCGCTTCACCGAGCATGTCGTAGGAATAACGGAAGCCCTTGGCTTCGAACTTGCTCGCATTGGCCAGCGCTTCGGCGATGGTTTCGCCGGTCACGAACTGTTCGCCCATCAGGCGCATGGCCATGTCGACGCCCTTGCGGATCATCGGCTCGCCGCTCTTGCCGATGATGCGGCTCAGCGACGAGGTCAGGCCGGCTTCGTTGTGGGTGGAGACCAGTTTGCCAGTCAGCAGCAGGCCCCAGGTCGCAGCGTTGACGAACAGCGACGGGCTGTTGCCCAAGTGCGGATGCCAGTTGCCGGTGCTGATCTTGTCGCGGATCAGCGCGTCGCGGGTGCCTTTGTCCGGAATGCGCAACAGCGCTTCGGCCAGGCACATCAGCGCCACGCCTTCCTGGGACGACAGGGAGAATTCCTGCAGCAGGCCCTGAACAATACCGGCACGACCGCCGGCACTTTTCTGGTTGCGCAGTTTTTCGGCGATGGTCGCCGCGAGCTTGTTGGTGGCTTCGGCCATCGGGGCCGGCAGGCGCGCCTGCTCGATCAGCATCGGCACCACTTCCGGCTCAGGGCGGCGGTAGGCGGCGGTGATCGAAGCGCGCAGAACCGATTGCGGCAGGATGCTTTCAGCGAATTCGAGGAAGCATTGGTGAGCGTGATCGGTCTGCACTTCGCCTGCGTCATCGGCGTCTTTGGCGGTCAAACCGTTCAACTCGGTCAGGGTTGCACCACCCTCTAGTTTTTCCAGGTAATTGAAAATTGCCTGCTTGATCAGCCAGTGCGGCGTGCGATCAATCGAGGTTGCGGCAGCCTTCAGGCGCTCGCGGGTCGGGTCATCGAGTTTGACCCCAAGGGTGGTGGTAGCCATATTTTTATCCTCATGGTTGCCACAGTTGCGTGGCATCAGCTGGCCGCAAGATTAGCCGTGCGCTGAATGAGGTGCAACCGGGTGCAACCCTTTTTTGCCGGAATAATACGCAGCTCGTCAGGAAATAATTTCTGGTACGAATGCGCTGCTCCTGCTTGGTGCTTTTGCTTCTAGCAAAGAGCCATGACTGCGACAAAAGGGAGCAAAAACGGTGTGATCGTCGATTAATCCGACTGGGTGCAACTAATTCTCGCGAAACTGGTTGCACCTTATTTGCTTTGTTGCATAGCATTCGCCGCCAAGGTGCAACCGGGAATAACCCGGTGTACCGGCTGATGGCTTTCCTGGGGAAACATCAGTCTTAAATGCGCGGGATCCCGGATCGTCTGCCAAACGTCGTCGTTTGCGAGCGGTTCACCACCGCCGCTACATAAAAACAAAGCCAGGGCGTAACTCAATGAGCGTAAGCAATCCAACCCTGATCACGTTCGTGATCTACATCGCAGCAATGGTGCTGATCGGCTTGATGGCCTATCGCTCCACCAACAACCTTTCCGACTATATTCTCGGCGGTCGCAGCCTCGGCAGCGTTGTCACCGCGCTGTCTGCCGGTGCCTCCGACATGAGCGGCTGGTTGCTGATGGGCCTACCGGGCGCCATCTACATGTCCGGCCTGTCCGAAAGCTGGATCGCCATCGGCCTGATCGTCGGTGCCTACCTGAACTGGCTGTTTGTCGCCGGCCGTCTGCGTGTGCAGACCGAGCACAACGGCGATGCCCTGACTCTGCCGGATTATTTTTCCAGCCGTTTCGAAGATAAAAGCGGCTTGCTGCGGATTATCTCGGCAATCGTGATTCTGGTGTTCTTTACCATCTACTGCGCTTCCGGCATCGTCGCCGGTGCCCGCCTGTTCGAAAGCACCTTCGGCATGACCTACGAAACGGCGCTGTGGGCCGGTGCGGCGGCAACGATTGCCTACACCTTCATCGGCGGTTTCCTCGCGGTGAGCTGGACCGACACCGTGCAAGCGACCCTGATGATCTTCGCGCTGATTCTCACGCCGATCATCGTCCTGCTGGCAACCGGCGGCGTCGACACCACGTTCCTCGCTATCGAAGCGCAAGATCCGAGCAACTTCGACATGCTCAAAGGCACCACCTTCATCGGCATCATCTCGCTGATGGGTTGGGGTCTGGGCTACTTCGGTCAGCCGCACATCCTCGCGCGTTTCATGGCGGCGGATTCGGTGAAGTCGATTGCCAAGGCGCGTCGCATTTCCATGACCTGGATGATCCTGTGCCTGGGCGGCACCGTGGCGGTGGGCTTCTTTGGTATCGCTTACTTCTCGGCGCACCCGGAAGTGGCCGGTCCTGTGACCGAGAACCCGGAGCGCGTGTTCATCGAACTGGCGAAAATTCTCTTCAACCCATGGGTTGCCGGTGTGTTGCTGTCGGCCATTCTGGCTGCGGTAATGAGCACCCTGAGCTGCCAGTTGCTGGTGTGCTCGAGCGCCCTGACCGAAGACTTCTATAAAGCTTTCCTGCGCAAGTCCGCTTCGCAACTGGAGCTGGTCTGGGTCGGTCGTGCCATGGTGCTGCTGGTAGCCCTGATCGCTATCGCGCTGGCTGCCAACCCGGAAAACCGCGTACTGGGCCTGGTGTCCTACGCCTGGGCCGGTTTCGGTGCTGCGTTCGGTCCGGTGGTGCTGATCTCGGTAGTCTGGAAAGACATGACCCGCAACGGCGCACTGGCCGGTATTCTGGTCGGCGCGATCACCGTGGTGGTCTGGAAGCATTTCGAACTGCTGGGTCTGTACGAAATCATTCCGGGCTTCATCTTCGCCAGCCTTGCCATCTACTTCGTCAGCAAGGCGGGTGAGCCGACTCGCGGCATGGTTGAGCGTTTCGAGGCAGCGGAAAAAGACTTCCATCTGAACAAGTGATGGACTGAGCTTCGGCTCACCTGAAAACGGCCCGCTTCCTAGAGGAAGCGGGCCGTTTTTTGTTGCCTGTGGTTCTTCAAGAACACTGAAGAACCCTGTGGGAGCTGGCTTGCCAGCGATGACGGTGTGTCAGTCAGCGATAAGTTGAATGTGCCGACCTCATCGCTGGCAAGCCAGCTCCCACAGGGACACTGACCGGCTTGAAGAAATGTCTGTAGTCAAAGTGCTAATTTCTAAAGGTCCTTTCAGCAAACCACGTAGGGCAAATCTGAATTTCCCGTCACCTGCTCAGCACCCCTTGCCCCTCATGCAGAATCGCCCGCCCTCACACTGCAGAGAGACATCGGATGTTCGCGCCTGCCAATCAACCGCGTTTCACGTTGACCCTCGAAGGCGCCCAGCATGACCTCAAAGTTCTTGAGTTCACGGGCAGGGAAGCCATCAGCCAGCCATTTCGCTTCGAACTGGAACTGGTCAGCGAGCGGCCGGACCTGGATCTGGAAAGCCTGCTGCATGGTCAGGCGTTTCTGAGTTTCGAGGCTCAGGGTTGCGGTATTCATGGTCAGATTTATCAGGTCGGACAGGGAGACTCCGGGAAACGCCTGACACGCTATCACCTCAGCCTCGTCCCGCGTCTGACATATCTCGGGCATCGCATCAACCAGCGGATTTTCCAGCATCAGAGCGTGCCGCAAATCGTCACGCAGGTCCTCAAGGATCACTCGATCCTGCGCGATGCGTTTGAGTTTCGCCTGGGCAGCGAATACCCGCAGCGCGAGTACTGTGTGCAATACGCCGAAAGCGATCTGGCCTTTATCCAGCGTCTGTGTGCCGAAGTCGGCATTCATTACCACTTTCAACACAGCCCCGAAGGCCATCTGCTGGTGTTCGGCGACGACCAGACCGTGTTCCCCAGGCTGCCCGAGCCGACGCTTTATCTGCCGGGCAGCGGCATGTCCGCTGGCGCGCCGGCGATCCAACGTTTCAATGTGCGCGTGGAAACCCGCACCAGCGTCGTCACCCGGCGCGACTACAACTTCGAAAAACCACGCCTGTCTCTGGAAAGTCGCAGTGACGGCGAGCAGCGTCCGGTGCTGGAGGACTATCACTTCCCGGCCAATTCAGTGATCGCGAAACCGGCAAACAGCTG contains:
- the putP gene encoding sodium/proline symporter PutP, whose protein sequence is MSVSNPTLITFVIYIAAMVLIGLMAYRSTNNLSDYILGGRSLGSVVTALSAGASDMSGWLLMGLPGAIYMSGLSESWIAIGLIVGAYLNWLFVAGRLRVQTEHNGDALTLPDYFSSRFEDKSGLLRIISAIVILVFFTIYCASGIVAGARLFESTFGMTYETALWAGAAATIAYTFIGGFLAVSWTDTVQATLMIFALILTPIIVLLATGGVDTTFLAIEAQDPSNFDMLKGTTFIGIISLMGWGLGYFGQPHILARFMAADSVKSIAKARRISMTWMILCLGGTVAVGFFGIAYFSAHPEVAGPVTENPERVFIELAKILFNPWVAGVLLSAILAAVMSTLSCQLLVCSSALTEDFYKAFLRKSASQLELVWVGRAMVLLVALIAIALAANPENRVLGLVSYAWAGFGAAFGPVVLISVVWKDMTRNGALAGILVGAITVVVWKHFELLGLYEIIPGFIFASLAIYFVSKAGEPTRGMVERFEAAEKDFHLNK